From the Osmerus eperlanus chromosome 19, fOsmEpe2.1, whole genome shotgun sequence genome, one window contains:
- the mtmr4 gene encoding myotubularin-related protein 4 isoform X1: MFCLTVSGHSEPSLTQRSPNEGRREGAGTESPGYLSTALTDSMGEEGPPSLEYIQAKDLFPQKELVKEDESLQVPFPALQGEGVEHLGRADDAIIAISNYRLHIKFKDSIINTYPGVDNEISVPLRLIESVESRDMFQLHIICKDSKVVRCHFGTFKQCQEWLKRLNRAIAHPARLEELFALAYHAWCLGGSADDEDQHVHLCRPGDHVRQRMEMEVRRMGFDMQNAWRVSDINSNYKMCSSYPQKLLVPVWITDKELESVGSFRSWKRIPVVVYRHQRNGAVIARCSQPEISWWGWRNTEDEYLVTSIAKACLLDPGTRTCGPAACRAPRADGPDGSESDFDSSLTGCPGPDANAAPQKLLILDARSYTAAVANRAKGGGCECEEYYPNCEVMFMGMANIHAIRNSFQSLRTVCSQIPDPGNWLSALESTRWLQHLSVMLKAATLVCSAVEREGRPVLVHCSDGWDRTPQIVALAKILLDPFYRTLEGFQVLVETEWLDYGHKFGDRCGHQENADDVSEQCPVFLQWLDCVHQLLKQFPCLFEFNEAFLVKLAQHTYSCLYGTFLCNNAKEREARNIYKRTCSVWSLLRTGNKNFQNFLYIPGHDMVLQPVCHTRALQLWTAVYLPTSSPCTAAEDAMELYLSPSGQGEELTSRSLDRLPKTRSMDNLVSACENGVALTRTSSDPNLNKHCQEARPALEPMASMAGAGGDPAELSPDTGLDSDDSEVEPVPHTPPSTPLKPGPSSDSSEEQGEEPCLTTQPLPSLPLPPIPLEQGLPLPTPILHQALPHTAIPPLPPPPLPLEAESPSRTAELSPSPPHPAEPGSPPACSSPPPSPPHSYNGFLDAPPDLGSSGSAQLLAFKPLAPLLPMEGSTETLTDETEAAPDLPLSTRESQDHAQDQEEEKSQAQLQDVGQPEPLPLLPPQPQPLPQAKPQAQPCSPEKDKRTEAVNGGELVPVRQRAVAATSVAVPVVPPVDCAHAARRLISQSQLTDLSLLGSHWESVQGLVQSACSTASPAGICRALQPTASAAYHSRRLAGKLLRAQGLAVTNGGQCCRREAARGASSPVQSGWLSAVKGSASAAPCGPATAASSCRQLLPALHASPSGSPPPAYLDDDGLPVAVDAVQQRLRQIEAGYKLEVEVLRRQVRQLQMRLESRQHGTPPSEPDVDYEDDITCLRESDDSDEEDSLSDHSEDRFSEGSWDRVEQKDTEVSPHSLLQVTRWVPDHMASHCFNCDCEFWMAKRRHHCRNCGNVFCKDCCHLKLPIPDQQLYDPVLVCNTCHDQLLESRNREIRSQQLKKPIATASS; the protein is encoded by the exons GGTGAAGAGGGGCCCCCCAGTCTGGAGTACATCCAGGCCAAGGACCTGTTCCCCCAGAAGGAGCTGGTGAAGGAGGACGAGAGCCTTCAG GTGCCGTTCCCAGCGCTTCAGGGGGAAGGGGTGGAGCACCTGGGCCGAGCCGATGACGCCATCATCGCCATCTCCAACTACAGGCTCCACATCAAATTCAAGGACTCCATCATCAAT ACCTACCCAGGTGTGGACAATGAGATTTCT gtcCCCCTCAGACTGATCGAGAGCGTGGAGAGCAGAGATATGTTCCAGCTGCACATCATCTGCAAGGACTCCAAAGTAGTCAG atgCCACTTCGGCACCTTCAAGCAGTGCCAGGAGTGGCTGAAGCGTCTGAACCGGGCCATCGCCCACCCGGCCCGGCTGGAGGAGCTGTTTGCCCTGGCCTACCACGCCTGGTGTCTGGGGGGCAGCGCCGACGACGAGGACCAGCACGTCCACCTCTGCCGTCCAG GTGATCATGTTCGCCagaggatggagatggaggtgaggaggatgggCTTCGACATGCAGAACGCCTGGAGAGTGTCCGACATCAACAGCAACTACAA GATGTGCTCCAGCTACCCCCAGAAGCTGCTGGTCCCTGTGTGGATCACTGACAAGGAGCTGGAGAGTGTGGGCTCCTTCAGGTCCTGGAAGAGGATCCCTGTGGTggtctacag GCACCAGAGGAACGGGGCGGTGATCGCCCGCTGCAGCCAGCCTGAGATCagctggtggggctggaggaacACGGAGGACGAGTACCTGGTCACCTCCATCGCCAAGGCCTGTCTGCTGGACCCAGGGACCCGCACCTGCGGGCCGGCCGCCTGCAGAGCCCCCCGCGCAGACGGGCCGGACGGCTCCGAGAGCGACTTTG actcCTCTCTGACAGGATGCCCAGGCCCTGATGCCAATGCTGCGCCACAGAAGCTGCTGATCCTGGACGCCCGCTCCTACACCGCTGCAGTGGCCAACCGTGCCAAGGGCGGAGGCTGCGAGTGTGAGG AGTATTACCCCAACTGTGAGGTGATGTTCATGGGCATGGCTAACATCCACGCCATCAGGAACAGTTTCCAGTCCCTGAGGACAGTCTGCAGCCAGATCCCAGACCCGGGAAA CTGGCTCTCAGCTCTGGAGAGCACCCGTTGGCTGCAGCACCTGTCCGTCATGCTGAAGGCAGCCACTCTGGTGTGCTCggcggtggagagggagggccgTCCCGTCTTGGTGCATTGTTCTGATGGGTGGGACCGCACCCCTCAGATAGTGGCCCTGGCCAAGATCCTGCTGGACCCCTTCTACAGGACACTAGAG GGTTTCCAGGTGCTGGTGGAGACTGAGTGGTTGGACTACGGTCACAAGTTTGGCGACCGCTGCGGTCACCAGGAGAACGCCGACGACGTGAGCGAGCAGTGCCCCGTCTTCCTGCAGTGGCTGGACTGTGTCCACCAGCTGCTCAAGCAGTTCCCCTGCCTGTTTGAGTTCAACGAGGCCTTCCTG GTCAAGCTGGCCCAGCACACGTACTCGTGTCTGTACGGGACGTTCCTCTGCAACAACGCCAAGGAGCGCGAGGCGCGCAACATCTACAAGCGCACCTGCTCCGTCTGGTCCCTGCTCCGCACCGGGAACAAGAACTTCCAGAACTTTCTCTACATCCCCGGTCACGACATG GTGCTGCAGCCGGTGTGTCACACGCGGGCGCTGCAGCTGTGGACGGCCGTCTACctgcccacctcctccccctgcacggCCGCCGAGGACGCCATGGAGCTGTACCTGTCCCCCAgcgggcagggagaggagctcaCCTCACGCTCCCTCGACAG GCTTCCCAAGACCCGCTCCATGGACAACCTGGTGTCGGCGTGTGAGAACGGGGTGGCCCTCACCCGCACCTCCAGCGACCCCAACCTGAACAAGCACTGCCAGGAGGCCCGGCCCGCCCTCGAGCCCATGGCCTCCATGGCAGGAGCCGGCGGGGACCCCGCGGAGCTCAGCCCGGACACGGGCCTGGACAGCGACGACTCAGAGGTGGAGCCTGTCCCCCACACcccgccctccacccctctgaaGCCAGGGCCGAGTTCAGACAGctcggaggagcagggggaggagccctgtctcaccacacagcccctcccctctctgcccctccctcctatcCCCCTAGAGCAGGGCCTGCCCCTCCCCACGCCCATCCTGCACCAGGCCCTGCCCCACACcgccatcccccctctcccaccccctcccctgccactAGAGGCTGAGAGCCCCTCCAGGACTGCAGAGCTCAGCCCCTCCCCGCCCCACCCTGCAGAACCAGGCTCACCCCCTGCCTGCAGcagccctcctccttctcctccacacagcTACAACGGCTTCCTGGACGCCCCTCCTGACCTTGGCTCCTCTGGGTCAGCCCAGCTGCTGGCCTTCAAACCGCTGGCCCCGCTGCTCCCCATGGAGGGCTCCACTGAGACGCTCACAGACGAGACCGAGGCCGCCCCAGACCTGCCCCTCAGCACGAGAGAGAGCCAGGACCATGCCCAGgaccaggaagaggagaagtCCCAGGCCCAGCTTCAGGATGTCGGTCAGCCTGAGCCTCTGCCCCTGCTcccgccccagcctcagcccctgccccaggcaAAGCCTCAGGCCCAGCCCTGCTCGCCAGAGAAGGACAAGAGAACCGAGGCCGTAAACGGGGGCGAGCTGGTGCCTGTAAGGCAGCGGGCGGTAGCAGCCACCTCCGTAGCCGTGCCGGTGGTGCCCCCGGTGGACTGCGCCCACGCAGCCCGGCGCCTCATCTCCCAGAGCCAGCTGACGGACCTGTCTCTGCTGGGCTCCCACTGGGAGAGCGTCCAGGGCCTGGTCCAGTCGGCATGCAGCACCGCCAGCCCCGCGGGCATCTGCCGCGCCCTGCAGCCCACCGCCAGCGCCGCCTACCACAGCCGGCGGCTGGCGGGGAAGCTGCTGAGGGCCCAGGGCCTGGCCGTCACCAACGGGGGCCAGTGCTGCCGCAGGGAGGCGGCGCGCGGGGCCAGCAGCCCCGTCCAGTCGGGCTGGCTGTCGGCGGTCAAGGGCTCGGCCTCCGCCGCTCCCTGCGGCCCCGCCACCGCTGCCTCCTCCTGCCGGCAGCTCCTCCCGGCCTTGCACGCCTCGCCCTCGGGCTCCCCGCCGCCGGCCTACCTGGACGACGACGGGCTGCCGGTCGCCGTGGACGCGGTGCAGCAGCGCCTGCGGCAGATCGAGGCGGGCTacaagctggaggtggaggtgctgCGGCGGCAGGTGCGCCAGCTGCAGATGAGGCTGGAGAGCAGGCAGCACGGCACGCCGCCCTCCGAGCCGGACGTCGACTACGAGGACGACATT ACGTGTCTGCGGGAGTCGGATGACAGTGACGAGGAGGACTCTCTGTCTGACCACAGCGAGGACCGCTTCTCCGAGGGCAGCTGGGACCGTGTGGAGCAGAAGGACACAGAGGTCAGCCCTCATAGTCTGCTTCAg gtcacaAGGTGGGTCCCTGACCACATGGCTTCCCATTGTTTCAACTGTGACTGTGAGTTCTGGATGGCCAAGAGACGTCATCATTGCAG GAACTGTGGCAACGTGTTCTGTAAAGACTGCTGCCACCTGAAGCTGCCCATCCCAGACCAACAGCTGTATGACCCGGTGCTGGTGTGCAACACCTGCCACGACCAGCTGCTGGAGTCCCGGAACCGTGAGATCCGCAGCCAACAGCTCAAGAAGCCCATCGCCACCGCCTCCAGCTGA
- the mtmr4 gene encoding myotubularin-related protein 4 isoform X2: MFCLTVSGHSEPSLTQRSPNEGRREGAGTESPGYLSTALTDSMGEEGPPSLEYIQAKDLFPQKELVKEDESLQVPFPALQGEGVEHLGRADDAIIAISNYRLHIKFKDSIINTYPGVDNEISVPLRLIESVESRDMFQLHIICKDSKVVRCHFGTFKQCQEWLKRLNRAIAHPARLEELFALAYHAWCLGGSADDEDQHVHLCRPGDHVRQRMEMEVRRMGFDMQNAWRVSDINSNYKMCSSYPQKLLVPVWITDKELESVGSFRSWKRIPVVVYRHQRNGAVIARCSQPEISWWGWRNTEDEYLVTSIAKACLLDPGTRTCGPAACRAPRADGPDGSESDFDSSLTGCPGPDANAAPQKLLILDARSYTAAVANRAKGGGCECEEYYPNCEVMFMGMANIHAIRNSFQSLRTVCSQIPDPGNWLSALESTRWLQHLSVMLKAATLVCSAVEREGRPVLVHCSDGWDRTPQIVALAKILLDPFYRTLEGFQVLVETEWLDYGHKFGDRCGHQENADDVSEQCPVFLQWLDCVHQLLKQFPCLFEFNEAFLVKLAQHTYSCLYGTFLCNNAKEREARNIYKRTCSVWSLLRTGNKNFQNFLYIPGHDMVLQPVCHTRALQLWTAVYLPTSSPCTAAEDAMELYLSPSGQGEELTSRSLDRLPKTRSMDNLVSACENGVALTRTSSDPNLNKHCQEARPALEPMASMAGAGGDPAELSPDTGLDSDDSEVEPVPHTPPSTPLKPGPSSDSSEEQGEEPCLTTQPLPSLPLPPIPLEQGLPLPTPILHQALPHTAIPPLPPPPLPLEAESPSRTAELSPSPPHPAEPGSPPACSSPPPSPPHSYNGFLDAPPDLGSSGSAQLLAFKPLAPLLPMEGSTETLTDETEAAPDLPLSTRESQDHAQDQEEEKSQAQLQDVGQPEPLPLLPPQPQPLPQAKPQAQPCSPEKDKRTEAVNGGELVPVRQRAVAATSVAVPVVPPVDCAHAARRLISQSQLTDLSLLGSHWESVQGLVQSACSTASPAGICRALQPTASAAYHSRRLAGKLLRAQGLAVTNGGQCCRREAARGASSPVQSGWLSAVKGSASAAPCGPATAASSCRQLLPALHASPSGSPPPAYLDDDGLPVAVDAVQQRLRQIEAGYKLEVEVLRRQVRQLQMRLESRQHGTPPSEPDVDYEDDITCLRESDDSDEEDSLSDHSEDRFSEGSWDRVEQKDTEVTRWVPDHMASHCFNCDCEFWMAKRRHHCRNCGNVFCKDCCHLKLPIPDQQLYDPVLVCNTCHDQLLESRNREIRSQQLKKPIATASS; the protein is encoded by the exons GGTGAAGAGGGGCCCCCCAGTCTGGAGTACATCCAGGCCAAGGACCTGTTCCCCCAGAAGGAGCTGGTGAAGGAGGACGAGAGCCTTCAG GTGCCGTTCCCAGCGCTTCAGGGGGAAGGGGTGGAGCACCTGGGCCGAGCCGATGACGCCATCATCGCCATCTCCAACTACAGGCTCCACATCAAATTCAAGGACTCCATCATCAAT ACCTACCCAGGTGTGGACAATGAGATTTCT gtcCCCCTCAGACTGATCGAGAGCGTGGAGAGCAGAGATATGTTCCAGCTGCACATCATCTGCAAGGACTCCAAAGTAGTCAG atgCCACTTCGGCACCTTCAAGCAGTGCCAGGAGTGGCTGAAGCGTCTGAACCGGGCCATCGCCCACCCGGCCCGGCTGGAGGAGCTGTTTGCCCTGGCCTACCACGCCTGGTGTCTGGGGGGCAGCGCCGACGACGAGGACCAGCACGTCCACCTCTGCCGTCCAG GTGATCATGTTCGCCagaggatggagatggaggtgaggaggatgggCTTCGACATGCAGAACGCCTGGAGAGTGTCCGACATCAACAGCAACTACAA GATGTGCTCCAGCTACCCCCAGAAGCTGCTGGTCCCTGTGTGGATCACTGACAAGGAGCTGGAGAGTGTGGGCTCCTTCAGGTCCTGGAAGAGGATCCCTGTGGTggtctacag GCACCAGAGGAACGGGGCGGTGATCGCCCGCTGCAGCCAGCCTGAGATCagctggtggggctggaggaacACGGAGGACGAGTACCTGGTCACCTCCATCGCCAAGGCCTGTCTGCTGGACCCAGGGACCCGCACCTGCGGGCCGGCCGCCTGCAGAGCCCCCCGCGCAGACGGGCCGGACGGCTCCGAGAGCGACTTTG actcCTCTCTGACAGGATGCCCAGGCCCTGATGCCAATGCTGCGCCACAGAAGCTGCTGATCCTGGACGCCCGCTCCTACACCGCTGCAGTGGCCAACCGTGCCAAGGGCGGAGGCTGCGAGTGTGAGG AGTATTACCCCAACTGTGAGGTGATGTTCATGGGCATGGCTAACATCCACGCCATCAGGAACAGTTTCCAGTCCCTGAGGACAGTCTGCAGCCAGATCCCAGACCCGGGAAA CTGGCTCTCAGCTCTGGAGAGCACCCGTTGGCTGCAGCACCTGTCCGTCATGCTGAAGGCAGCCACTCTGGTGTGCTCggcggtggagagggagggccgTCCCGTCTTGGTGCATTGTTCTGATGGGTGGGACCGCACCCCTCAGATAGTGGCCCTGGCCAAGATCCTGCTGGACCCCTTCTACAGGACACTAGAG GGTTTCCAGGTGCTGGTGGAGACTGAGTGGTTGGACTACGGTCACAAGTTTGGCGACCGCTGCGGTCACCAGGAGAACGCCGACGACGTGAGCGAGCAGTGCCCCGTCTTCCTGCAGTGGCTGGACTGTGTCCACCAGCTGCTCAAGCAGTTCCCCTGCCTGTTTGAGTTCAACGAGGCCTTCCTG GTCAAGCTGGCCCAGCACACGTACTCGTGTCTGTACGGGACGTTCCTCTGCAACAACGCCAAGGAGCGCGAGGCGCGCAACATCTACAAGCGCACCTGCTCCGTCTGGTCCCTGCTCCGCACCGGGAACAAGAACTTCCAGAACTTTCTCTACATCCCCGGTCACGACATG GTGCTGCAGCCGGTGTGTCACACGCGGGCGCTGCAGCTGTGGACGGCCGTCTACctgcccacctcctccccctgcacggCCGCCGAGGACGCCATGGAGCTGTACCTGTCCCCCAgcgggcagggagaggagctcaCCTCACGCTCCCTCGACAG GCTTCCCAAGACCCGCTCCATGGACAACCTGGTGTCGGCGTGTGAGAACGGGGTGGCCCTCACCCGCACCTCCAGCGACCCCAACCTGAACAAGCACTGCCAGGAGGCCCGGCCCGCCCTCGAGCCCATGGCCTCCATGGCAGGAGCCGGCGGGGACCCCGCGGAGCTCAGCCCGGACACGGGCCTGGACAGCGACGACTCAGAGGTGGAGCCTGTCCCCCACACcccgccctccacccctctgaaGCCAGGGCCGAGTTCAGACAGctcggaggagcagggggaggagccctgtctcaccacacagcccctcccctctctgcccctccctcctatcCCCCTAGAGCAGGGCCTGCCCCTCCCCACGCCCATCCTGCACCAGGCCCTGCCCCACACcgccatcccccctctcccaccccctcccctgccactAGAGGCTGAGAGCCCCTCCAGGACTGCAGAGCTCAGCCCCTCCCCGCCCCACCCTGCAGAACCAGGCTCACCCCCTGCCTGCAGcagccctcctccttctcctccacacagcTACAACGGCTTCCTGGACGCCCCTCCTGACCTTGGCTCCTCTGGGTCAGCCCAGCTGCTGGCCTTCAAACCGCTGGCCCCGCTGCTCCCCATGGAGGGCTCCACTGAGACGCTCACAGACGAGACCGAGGCCGCCCCAGACCTGCCCCTCAGCACGAGAGAGAGCCAGGACCATGCCCAGgaccaggaagaggagaagtCCCAGGCCCAGCTTCAGGATGTCGGTCAGCCTGAGCCTCTGCCCCTGCTcccgccccagcctcagcccctgccccaggcaAAGCCTCAGGCCCAGCCCTGCTCGCCAGAGAAGGACAAGAGAACCGAGGCCGTAAACGGGGGCGAGCTGGTGCCTGTAAGGCAGCGGGCGGTAGCAGCCACCTCCGTAGCCGTGCCGGTGGTGCCCCCGGTGGACTGCGCCCACGCAGCCCGGCGCCTCATCTCCCAGAGCCAGCTGACGGACCTGTCTCTGCTGGGCTCCCACTGGGAGAGCGTCCAGGGCCTGGTCCAGTCGGCATGCAGCACCGCCAGCCCCGCGGGCATCTGCCGCGCCCTGCAGCCCACCGCCAGCGCCGCCTACCACAGCCGGCGGCTGGCGGGGAAGCTGCTGAGGGCCCAGGGCCTGGCCGTCACCAACGGGGGCCAGTGCTGCCGCAGGGAGGCGGCGCGCGGGGCCAGCAGCCCCGTCCAGTCGGGCTGGCTGTCGGCGGTCAAGGGCTCGGCCTCCGCCGCTCCCTGCGGCCCCGCCACCGCTGCCTCCTCCTGCCGGCAGCTCCTCCCGGCCTTGCACGCCTCGCCCTCGGGCTCCCCGCCGCCGGCCTACCTGGACGACGACGGGCTGCCGGTCGCCGTGGACGCGGTGCAGCAGCGCCTGCGGCAGATCGAGGCGGGCTacaagctggaggtggaggtgctgCGGCGGCAGGTGCGCCAGCTGCAGATGAGGCTGGAGAGCAGGCAGCACGGCACGCCGCCCTCCGAGCCGGACGTCGACTACGAGGACGACATT ACGTGTCTGCGGGAGTCGGATGACAGTGACGAGGAGGACTCTCTGTCTGACCACAGCGAGGACCGCTTCTCCGAGGGCAGCTGGGACCGTGTGGAGCAGAAGGACACAGAG gtcacaAGGTGGGTCCCTGACCACATGGCTTCCCATTGTTTCAACTGTGACTGTGAGTTCTGGATGGCCAAGAGACGTCATCATTGCAG GAACTGTGGCAACGTGTTCTGTAAAGACTGCTGCCACCTGAAGCTGCCCATCCCAGACCAACAGCTGTATGACCCGGTGCTGGTGTGCAACACCTGCCACGACCAGCTGCTGGAGTCCCGGAACCGTGAGATCCGCAGCCAACAGCTCAAGAAGCCCATCGCCACCGCCTCCAGCTGA